In Klebsiella aerogenes, the DNA window CGGTTGATTGAATACGGTATGCGTTTGCCAGTGCATGGTGTCTCCCTCCGTCAATGGCGTTGCATTAAGTATGGTCACCCACGCCAAACCTCGCTCGCGAAAGCGGTCACAAAAAAACCGCGACGCCTTCGTGAAGCCCATCACAGGCATAAGAATTTAAAATTTTCTCTACAGAAATGTATGGAATAATTTATTCATTCGTTACTACTTTGTTCGAATCGAGACTCCCTATGCAAACCGCCAGCACAACGTCGGCGGCGCAGAAACGCGCGCTGATCGCCGGTTCTATCGGCAACTTTATTGAATGGTACGAGTTCGCAGTCTATGGCTTTCTGGCCACGGTGATCGCGAAAAACTTCTTTCAGCTAACGGGGGAAGCGCCGCTTACGGGGCTCATTCTGACCTACGCCTCCTTCGCGATTGCCTTTTTCTTTCGCCCGTTAGGGGCCGTCGTATTTGGCCGTCTGGGCGACCGTATTGGCCGCAAGCCGACGCTGATTATCGTGCTGGTAATGATGACGCTGGCGACGACAGCCATCGGCCTGGTACCGGTTTACGCCAGTATCGGTATTGCCGCGCCGCTCATTCTGACCGGGTTGCGTATTCTGCAGGGGCTGTTTGCCGGCGGCGAGTATGGCGGCGCGGTGTCGCTGATGACCGAGTTCGCCCCTAAAGGTAAGCGCGGGTTGTATGGCGCCTGGCAATCCTTTACCGTCGCGCTAGGGCTATTGGCTGGCGCGGGTGTCGTGGCGCTGATGTCCGCCGTGCTCACCCCGGAAGCGCTCCACGACTGGGGCTGGCGGATCCCCTTTTTCCTCGCCATCCCGATGGGGATCGTCGCGCTGTGGCTACGGCTGAAGATGGAAGAAACGCCAGGCTTTTTGCGCCAACAAGAGAGCGCATCGCCAGCCGCAACCAGCGCCAACCTGAGCCAAACCATCAAAGCGATTTTCATCGGCATTGGTCGGCTAATGGTGTGGTCAGCGGCGGGTTATACCTATCTGGTGATCATGCCCTCGTACTTACAGTCCGCGCTGCATACCGGCTTTAATCAGGCGCTGCTAATTGCGGTGATTTCCAACATTGGCTTCGCCATCACTATCCTGCCTGCCGGGATGCTCAGCGATAAGTGGGGACGCCGTCGGGTGATGGTGGCTGCTGCCGTATTACTGCTGGTGCTGGCGTTGCCATTGTTGAAAGTATTGCAGGCGGAAAGCAGTACCCTGCTGGTGAAAGGTATTGTGGTGCTGATTGCGGGTGGATTAGTGGGGATTCTGGCAGGACCGGGGCCCGCGATGCTGGCGGAGATGTTCCCGACCAGAGTACGTTACACCGGCCTGGGATTAGCCTATTCGCTCTCGAACGCCGTGTTCTCCGGCTGCGCCGGATTGATTATTACCGGCCTGATTAAACAGACCGGTAACCTGGATATTCCGGCGTATTACGTCATGGCGACAGCTGTCGTCAGTATCGCCGCGCTAATGACGCTCAATAAGAACGACCATTTGCGCACGCTGGATGACTAGCTAACCGCGCCAGCGGCGGCTTAGCTGCGCTGGCGCACCGCTTCAAACAGGCAGATACCGGTCGCCACGGAAACGTTCAGCGACGAGACGCTGCCAGCCATCGGGATGCTAATCAGTTCATCGCAATGCTCGCGGGTCAGACGACGCATACCTTCGCCTTCCGCGCCCATCACCAGCGCCATCGGGCCGGTCATTTTGCTCTGGAACAACGTATGGTCGGCTTCGCCAGCGGTGCCGACGATCCACACGTTTTCTTCCTGCAGCAGACGCATGGTCCGTGCCAGGTTGGTCACGCGGATCAGCGGTACGCTTTCCGCCGCGCCGCAGGCGACTTTCTTCGCCGTCGCGTTGAGCTGAGCGGAACGATCTCTCGGCACAATCACCGCATGCACCCCAGCCGCGTCGGCGCTACGCAGGCAGGCGCCGAGGTTGTGCGGGTCGGTTACGCCGTCGAGGATCAGCAGGAACGGCTGATCGAACTGCGCCAGCAGATCCGGCAGATCGTTCTCCTGGTACTGACGACCCGGCTTCACGCGGGCAATAATCCCCTGGTGTACCGCGCCTTCGCTTTTCTCGTCGAGGTACTGGCGGCTGGCGACCTGAATCACCACGCCCTGCGCTTCGAGGGCATGGATCAGCGGCAGCAGACGCTTATCCTCACGGCCTTTCAGAATAAAAACTTCCTGAAAACGCTCAGGTGCGCGTTCCAGCAGTGCCTGCACCGCATGGATGCCGTAAATCATTTCACTCATTGATGTACTCGTTTTAGGTTCTGTTATCCGTCCCCTTCACCCCGTCCTGCGTCAGCAGGTATCAGGATGAAGGGACGTCAATCACTCGGCGTTTTTCTTCTTCGCCGCGCGCTTGGCTTTGGTCGCGGCGGCGATTTTCTGCGTTTTCGCCGACGGTTTTTTCGCTTTCTTCTCGCCTTTCGGCTTCGCTTTTGCCTTGTCCTTTTCCTTGCGGAAGGCGCTATCCGGCTCGAAGTTTACCTGCTTACCAACCTGACGACGACGGCCGCCGCCGCTTTTACCCGGCGCGCCCTTTTTCACTTTCTCACGCGCAGTTTTACCGACGTTACGCGGGCCGCGTTCGCTGGAAATCAGGCTGAAATCAATCTTACGCTCGTCCATATTGACGGCTTCCACGCGCACTTCCACGCGGTCGCCCAGACGGTAAGTCTGGCCGCCAGACTCGCCAATCAATCGCTGGCCGACCTGGTCGAAGCGATAGTAGTCGTTATCCAGCGAAGAGACGTGCACCAGGCCATCGATAAACAGATCGTTCAGGCGAACGAAGAAACCAAAGCCGGTGACGCTGGCAATCACGCCAGAGAAGGTGTTACCCACCTGATCCTGCATGAAGTCGCATTTCAGCCAATCGGACACTTCGCGCGTCGCTTCATCGGCGCGGCGTTCGGTCATCGAACAGTGCTCGCCTAACTGCAGCATCTCTTCCATGCTGTAGTGCCAACCGCCGGTCTCGGTGCTGTTGCCTTTGTGTCCCTGCTCTTTCGCCAGCAGATACTTAATAGCGCGGTGCAGCGACAGGTCAGGATAGCGGCGGATCGGCGAGGTAAAGTGGGCGTATGACTGCAGCGCCAGGCCGAAGTGGCCGCGGTTTTCCGGGTCATAAACCGCCTGCTTCATGGAGCGCAGCAACATGGTCTGCAGCATTTCCGCATCCGGACGATCGGCGATGGAGGTCAGCAGCTCAGCGTAGTCGCGCGGCTCCGGCTTGTTACCGCCCGGCAGCTCCAGCCCCAGCTCCGCCAGAACGGTACGGAATGAGGTGATCGCTTCGGTGCTTGGCTTATCGTGAATACGGAACAGCGCGGGCTCCTGCGCCTTCTCAACAAAGCGCGCGGCGGAGATGTTCGCCAGAATCATGCACTCTTCAATCAGCTTGTGCGCATCATTACGCTGCGTCTGTTCGATACGTTCAATACGGCGCTCGGCGTTGAAGATGAATTTCGCTTCTTCGCTTTCAAATGAGATGCCGCCGCGCTCTTCGCGGGCGCCATCCAGCACTTTGTAGAGGTTATGCAGCTCTTCAATATGCTTCACCAGCGGCGCGTAGTGCTCACGCAGCTCCTGATCGCCCTGCAGCATATGCCACACTTTGGTGTAAGTCAGGCGAGCGTGGGAGCTCATCACCGCCTCATAGAATTTATAGCCGGTCAGGCGGCCTTTTGACGAAATCGTCATTTCGCACACCATGCACAGGCGATCAACCTGCGGGTTCAGCGAACACAGACCGTTAGACAGCACTTCCGGCAGCATCGGGACGACCTGTGAAGGGAAGTAGACTGAGGTACCACGGCTGCGCGCTTCGCCGTCCAGCGGCGTGCCAGGACGCACGTAGTAGCTCACGTCGGCGATAGCCACCCACAGACGCCAGCCGCCGCCGCGTTTCTTCTCGCAGTACACCGCATCATCAAAGTCGCGGGCGTCTTCGCCGTCAATAGTGACCAGCGGCAGAGAGCGCAGATCGACACGCCCGGCTTTCGCTTCTTCCGGTACCTGTTCTTTGAGACCGGAAACCTGTTTTTCTACCGCTGGTGGCCAGACGTAAGGGATTTCATGAGTACGCAGCGCCATATCAACAGCCATCCCGGTGCCCATGTTGTCGCCCAGTACTTCAACAATTTTCCCGACCGCCTTGGTGCGGCGAGTTGGACGCTGGGTCAGTTCGACCACCACCACAAACCCCATCCGCGCGCCCATAATATCTTCAGGCGGGATCAGGATATCGAAGCTCAAACGGCTGTCGTCCGGCACCACGAAGCCCACGCCGGCATCAGTGAAGTAGCGGCCGACAATCTGGCTGGTTTTCGGCACCAGCACGCGAACAATGCGCGCTTCGCGACGGCCTTTACGGTCCGCGCCCAACGGCTGCGCCAGCACCTGGTCGCCGTGAATGCACATTTTCATCTGTTCTGAGGACAGATACAGGTCGTCTTTACGCCCTTCGACGCGTAAAAAACCATAGCCGTCGCGATGGCCAATAACGATGCCTTTGACTAAGTCGAGGCGTTCCGGCAGCGCATAGCACTGGCGGCGAGTGAAGACCAGCTGACCATCGCGCTCCATCGCGCGCAGGCGGCGACGCAGCGCTTCTATTTGTTCTTCACCCTCGATGTTTAACTCGATCGCCAGCTCATCGCGGCTGGCCGGTTTTTCACGTTTGGTTAAATGTTCGAGGATAAATTCCCGGCTTGGGATTGGATTCGCGTACTTCTCAGCTTCGCGTTCCTGGAATGGATCTTGTGACATATCGGTTCCTCCGTAGTCATCTCCGATGAAAGTCTCAATGTTGTTCACACCGCCGCTTTGTTGGTTCTCTTTACGCTGCGGCGCGAATCACTCAGGGCTTTTCTTCCACCAGTAATAATTTATATAGCGGTTGATTCTTTTCAACCAAATCGGCCAACGTATAGTTATCCAATTCCTTCAGAAAACTTTGCGCGGCTTCAGCAAGTGCCTGTTTCAGGCGGCA includes these proteins:
- a CDS encoding MFS transporter, which encodes MQTASTTSAAQKRALIAGSIGNFIEWYEFAVYGFLATVIAKNFFQLTGEAPLTGLILTYASFAIAFFFRPLGAVVFGRLGDRIGRKPTLIIVLVMMTLATTAIGLVPVYASIGIAAPLILTGLRILQGLFAGGEYGGAVSLMTEFAPKGKRGLYGAWQSFTVALGLLAGAGVVALMSAVLTPEALHDWGWRIPFFLAIPMGIVALWLRLKMEETPGFLRQQESASPAATSANLSQTIKAIFIGIGRLMVWSAAGYTYLVIMPSYLQSALHTGFNQALLIAVISNIGFAITILPAGMLSDKWGRRRVMVAAAVLLLVLALPLLKVLQAESSTLLVKGIVVLIAGGLVGILAGPGPAMLAEMFPTRVRYTGLGLAYSLSNAVFSGCAGLIITGLIKQTGNLDIPAYYVMATAVVSIAALMTLNKNDHLRTLDD
- the rlmB gene encoding 23S rRNA (guanosine(2251)-2'-O)-methyltransferase RlmB — protein: MSEMIYGIHAVQALLERAPERFQEVFILKGREDKRLLPLIHALEAQGVVIQVASRQYLDEKSEGAVHQGIIARVKPGRQYQENDLPDLLAQFDQPFLLILDGVTDPHNLGACLRSADAAGVHAVIVPRDRSAQLNATAKKVACGAAESVPLIRVTNLARTMRLLQEENVWIVGTAGEADHTLFQSKMTGPMALVMGAEGEGMRRLTREHCDELISIPMAGSVSSLNVSVATGICLFEAVRQRS
- the rnr gene encoding ribonuclease R, yielding MSQDPFQEREAEKYANPIPSREFILEHLTKREKPASRDELAIELNIEGEEQIEALRRRLRAMERDGQLVFTRRQCYALPERLDLVKGIVIGHRDGYGFLRVEGRKDDLYLSSEQMKMCIHGDQVLAQPLGADRKGRREARIVRVLVPKTSQIVGRYFTDAGVGFVVPDDSRLSFDILIPPEDIMGARMGFVVVVELTQRPTRRTKAVGKIVEVLGDNMGTGMAVDMALRTHEIPYVWPPAVEKQVSGLKEQVPEEAKAGRVDLRSLPLVTIDGEDARDFDDAVYCEKKRGGGWRLWVAIADVSYYVRPGTPLDGEARSRGTSVYFPSQVVPMLPEVLSNGLCSLNPQVDRLCMVCEMTISSKGRLTGYKFYEAVMSSHARLTYTKVWHMLQGDQELREHYAPLVKHIEELHNLYKVLDGAREERGGISFESEEAKFIFNAERRIERIEQTQRNDAHKLIEECMILANISAARFVEKAQEPALFRIHDKPSTEAITSFRTVLAELGLELPGGNKPEPRDYAELLTSIADRPDAEMLQTMLLRSMKQAVYDPENRGHFGLALQSYAHFTSPIRRYPDLSLHRAIKYLLAKEQGHKGNSTETGGWHYSMEEMLQLGEHCSMTERRADEATREVSDWLKCDFMQDQVGNTFSGVIASVTGFGFFVRLNDLFIDGLVHVSSLDNDYYRFDQVGQRLIGESGGQTYRLGDRVEVRVEAVNMDERKIDFSLISSERGPRNVGKTAREKVKKGAPGKSGGGRRRQVGKQVNFEPDSAFRKEKDKAKAKPKGEKKAKKPSAKTQKIAAATKAKRAAKKKNAE